A single window of Ananas comosus cultivar F153 linkage group 17, ASM154086v1, whole genome shotgun sequence DNA harbors:
- the LOC109723377 gene encoding probable alkaline/neutral invertase D, producing MEGSRETGGMTKIASHASISDGDDFDLSRLLDKPRLNIERQRSFDERSMSELSIAGNIRPVDSYENLYSPGGFRSGLDTPISRDSVEPHPMVAEAWEALRRSLVYFRGQPMGTIAAYDHASEEVLNYDQVFVRDFVPSALAFLMNGEPEIVKNFLMKTVQLQGSEKKIDRFKLGEGAMPASFKVKHNPVRQVDTIVADFGESAIGRVAPVDSGFWWIILLRAYTRSTGDVSLAETPECQKGMKLILALCLAEGFDTFPTLLCADGCSMIDRRMGVYGYPIEIQALFFMALRCALSMLKPDNEGKEFIERIVQRLHALSYHMRSYFWIDFQQLNVIYRYKTEEYSHTAVNKFNVIPDSIPDWIFDFMPSRGGYFIGNVSPARMDFRWFALGNCIAILSSLATPEQSMAIMDLIEERWEELVGEMPLKICYPAIESHEWRIVTGCDPKNTRWSYHNGGSWPVLLWLLTAACIKTGRVQIARRAIEVAETRLLKDSWPEYYDGKLGRYIGKQARKFQTWSIAGYLVAKMMLEDPSNLGMVSLEEDKAMKPVLKRSASF from the exons ATGGAGGGGAGCCGCGAGACTGGAGGAATGACGAAGATCGCGTCGCACGCCTCCATCTCAGACGGCGACGACTTCGATCTCTCGCGACTTCTCGACAAGCCGAGGCTCAACATCGAGAGGCAGAGGTCGTTCGACGAGCGGTCGATGAGCGAGCTCTCGATCGCTGGGAACATCAGGCCCGTCGACAGCTACGAGAACTTGTACTCCCCCGGAGGGTTCCGATCGGGGTTGGACACGCCGATCTCTCGGGACTCGGTCGAGCCCCATCCCATGGTGGCAGAGGCGTGGGAGGCCCTCCGGAGATCTCTAGTGTACTTCCGGGGACAACCGATGGGGACGATCGCCGCTTACGATCACGCATCCGAGGAGGTTCTTAATTACGATCAG GTGTTTGTGCGGGATTTTGTGCCGAGCGCCTTGGCCTTTCTAATGAATGGTGAACCTGAGATAGTTAAGAATTTTCTCATGAAAACTGTCCAGCTCCAAGGCTCGGAAAAGAAAATAGATCGTTTCAAGCTCGGGGAAGGAGCCATGCCTGCGAGCTTCAAGGTTAAGCATAATCCTGTTAGGCAGGTCGATACAATAGTCGCGGATTTCGGGGAGAGTGCAATTGGAAGGGTTGCACCAGTGGACtctggattttggtggattattCTTCTTCGCGCCTATACAAGATCCACGGGAGATGTGTCCCTGGCGGAAACACCTGAGTGCCAAAAGGGGATGAAGTTAATATTAGCTCTTTGTTTAGCTGAGGGGTTTGACACTTTCCCAACTTTGCTCTGCGCAGATGGTTGCTCAATGATAGACCGTCGTATG GGTGTTTACGGCTATCCGATTGAAATCCAAGCCCTCTTCTTCATGGCACTGAGATGTGCTTTATCAATGCTTAAACCTGATAATGAAGGGAAGGAGTTTATAGAGCGAATAGTGCAACGCTTGCATGCCTTAAGTTACCACATGAGAAGTTACTTCTGGATCGATTTCCAGCAGCTAAATGTGATATACCGCTACAAAACAGAGGAATATTCTCACACTGCAGTCAATAAATTTAATGTTATTCCCGACTCTATACCAGATTGGATATTCGATTTTATGCCCTCCCGTGGTGGTTACTTTATTGGAAATGTTAGTCCAGCACGGATGGATTTCCGGTGGTTTGCTCTTGGTAATTGTATAGCCATACTATCATCTCTTGCTACCCCGGAGCAATCTATGGCTATAATGGATCTGATTGAAGAAAGGTGGGAGGAGCTAGTCGGGGAGATGCCTTTGAAGATTTGTTATCCTGCTATTGAGAGCCACGAGTGGCGCATTGTGACAGGCTGTGACCCTAAAAATACCAGATGGAGTTACCATAATGGAGGATCTTGGCCAG TTCTTCTATGGCTGCTCACTGCAGCATGTATCAAGACAGGCCGTGTACAAATAGCCAGACGAGCTATTGAAGTAGCTGAAACTCGTCTTTTAAAGGACAGTTGGCCGGAGTACTACGACGGGAAGCTAGGTCGGTACATCGGCAAACAAGCACGGAAGTTCCAAACTTGGTCTATCGCGGGCTATTTGGTGGCCAAGATGATGCTCGAAGATCCTTCTAATCTGGGAATGGTCTCCCTTGAAGAGGACAAGGCGATGAAGCCTGTACTGAAAAGGTCAGCCTCATTTTGA
- the LOC109723203 gene encoding trafficking protein particle complex subunit 12 yields MDPEGAATATPTASPATGEPLSSSELLPDLDALVDLASRGQWRSLSDRLSRSRSLPSLLPHHRLLLSSLTALSLFKLRRFSDAAAALDPLLSSPDSSDPFDSPRFRFESYPDHYPSRSGSFVPFALRLLHAELPQRLGDRPQTLDRLYSLLDLVRSRIPHRSAGSADQWRRREAQVMAALCANHFTHREFDVALALIRGLLERDPADPALLSRLGYVQLQIGDLDGARASFARVEEMRDARRGDPGFENLLGRNRALGFVVAKDFASAVREYEACIERDPADVVAVNNKALCLMYSRDLSDSIKVLEGALESVPTAAVNETLIVNLCSMYELAYVNHGEIKKTLSSWIARVAPDDFDPSCTRI; encoded by the coding sequence ATGGATCCCGAGGGCGCTGCCACCGCGACGCCGACCGCGTCTCCGGCCACCGGGGAGCCGCTCTCGTCGTCGGAGCTCCTCCCCGACCTGGACGCGCTCGTCGACCTCGCCTCCCGCGGCCAATGGCGCTCTCTCTCCGACCGTCtctcccgctcccgctccctCCCCTCGCTCCTCCCCCACCatcgcctcctcctctcctccctcaccgccctctccctcttcaaGCTCCGCCGCTtctccgacgccgccgccgccctcgaccccctcctctcctcccccgaCTCCTCCGACCCCTTCGACTCCCCCCGCTTCCGCTTCGAATCCTACCCCGACCACTACCCTTCCCGATCCGGCTCCTTCGTCCCCTTcgccctccgcctcctccacgCCGAGCTCCCCCAGCGCCTCGGCGACCGCCCCCAAACCCTCGACCGCCTCTACTCCCTCCTCGACCTCGTCCGCTCCAGGATCCCCCACCGGAGCGCCGGATCCGCCGACCAGTGGCGCCGCCGCGAGGCGCAGGTCATGGCCGCGCTCTGCGCCAACCACTTCACCCACCGCGAGTTCGACGTCGCCCTCGCGCTCATCCGCGGCCTCCTCGAGCGGGACCCCGCCGATCCGGCGCTCCTCTCCCGCCTCGGCTACGTCCAGCTCCAGATCGGCGACCTCGACGGCGCCCGCGCCTCCTTCGCGCGCGTGGAGGAGATGCGGGACGCGCGGCGGGGCGATCCGGGGTTCGAGAACCTCCTGGGGAGGAACAGGGCGCTAGGGTTCGTGGTCGCCAAGGACTTCGCCTCGGCGGTGAGGGAGTACGAGGCGTGCATCGAGAGGGACCCCGCCGACGTGGTGGCGGTGAACAACAAGGCGCTCTGCCTCATGTACTCGCGCGATCTATCCGATTCCATCAAGGTGCTCGAGGGCGCGCTCGAGAGCGTCCCCACGGCGGCCGTGAACGAGACGCTCATCGTCAACCTCTGCAGCATGTACGAGCTCGCCTACGTCAATCACGGCGAGATCAAGAAGACCCTCAGCAGTTGGATCGCCAGAGTCGCTCCCGATGACTTCGATCCTTCCTGCACTCGGATCTAA